The following are from one region of the Salvia splendens isolate huo1 chromosome 2, SspV2, whole genome shotgun sequence genome:
- the LOC121792866 gene encoding helicase sen1-like, translating to MGSKGRLLFDLNEPPAENEDDNNSVVCFQPQRAIPSITAPTDLFVASAGLQGIVNNNAFSHASSVSGFQPFVRSKVVKGPDVLDEKKSFMDVSSNIASSSKSSNGQDTKDSPIIQSGLLDVQDAEKEEGEWSDAEGSGDAYKRSVLREDSTGASDKQVLDKNTVEMIENNVHIAGADNLSPNHGNVKNENGCPLEKNPETNDKKGHASMEGSEESAPVPKQREVKGIEANHALKYGNSIGKRPKLDQQKEAMLGKKRSRQTMFLNLEDIKQAGVLKSSTPRRQIPAPTITRTMKETRPTLGSAERGDKQSQLVVRDAKQSELLSNEGNSFVESNECKSESNGDHSSGSNGVPRKFNTVTDVSSEGQTPVLRKLPPDTRQHKNPQFTGRKPAISSQTSVDPKLAAKKLPNKKQTTTSNQYQDSSVERLLREVTNESFWHHPEEEELKRVPGSFDSVEDYISVFEPLLFEECRAQLYSTWEESLETVSNHVRVCIKSIERRERGWFDVILTPPHEYKWSFKEGEVAVLSSPKPGAVHIRRNSSSLALEDEEKPEVSGRVAGTVRRYIPIDTREYTGAILHFYVGDLYDSSSKIDDDHILRKLHPGGVWYLTLLGTLATTQREYIALHAFRRLNMQMQNAILQPSPDQFPKYEEQPPAMPDCFTPNFVEHLRRTFNGPQLAAIQWAATHTAAGTSNGVMKKSEPWPFTLVQGPPGTGKTHTVWGMLNVIHLVQYQHYYMALLKKLAPESYKQVNESNSDSVASGSIDEVLQSMDQNLFRTLPKLCPKPRMLVCAPSNAATDELLSRVLDRGFIDGEMKVYRPDVARVGVDSQTKAAQAVSVERRTEQLLSKSRDEVHGWMHSLRIRENQLAQQIAYLQRELNVAAVTGRAQGSVGVDPDVLLARDQNRDAFLQNLAAAVENRDKTLVEMSRLLIVEGRFRAGSNFNLEEARANLEASFANEAEIVFTTVSSSGRKLFSRLTHGFDMVVIDEAAQASEVAILPPLSLGAARCVLVGDPQQLPATVISKAAGTLLYSRSLFERFQQAGCPTMLLSVQYRMHPHIRDFPSRHFYQGRLTDSESVINLPDEKYYKDSLLRPYVFFDISYGRESHRGSSVSYQNTQEAQFCVRLYEHLQKAIKSLGIGKVSVGIITPYKLQLKCLQREFKDVLNSDDGKDIYINTVDAFQGQERDVIIMSCVRASSHGVGFVADIRRMNVALTRARRALWVMGNANALVQSDDWAALIDDSKARSCYLDMDSLPKEFIPENPTYGAFSSKLSGGRGLRSGPRYRSYDSQV from the exons ATGGGCTCCAAAGGAAGGCTGCTATTTGATCTTAATGAACCACCTGCTGAAAATGAAGATGATAACAATAGTGTTGTTTGCTTCCAGCCTCAGAGGGCTATTCCTTCAATCACTGCACCAACTGACTTGTTTGTGGCATCTGCTGGTCTCCAAGGGATAGTAAATAACAATGCTTTCTCCCATGCTTCGTCTGTATCTGGTTTCCAGCCATTCGTCAGGTCCAAAGTTGTTAAGGGACCTGATGTTTTGGATGAAAAAAAGAGTTTCATGGATGTGTCTAGCAATATTGCATCTTCATCCAAATCGAGCAATGGCCAGGATACGAAGGATTCGCCAATTATACAATCAGGTTTATTAGATGTTCAGGATGCAGAGAAGGAAGAAGGGGAATGGTCTGATGCAGAGGGCTCTGGAGATGCTTACAAAAGAAGTGTTCTTCGTGAAGACTCAACTGGTGCTAGTGATAAACAGGTTTTAGACAAAAACACAGTCGAGATGATTGAGAACAACGTCCACATTGCAGGTGCTGATAATTTATCTCCTAATCATGGTAATGTAAAGAATGAAAATGGCTGCCCTTTGGAGAAGAATCCTGAAACAAATGATAAGAAAGGCCATGCATCCATGGAGGGTTCGGAAGAATCTGCTCCAGTGCCAAAACAAAGAGAAGTTAAAGGAATTGAAGCTAATCATGCATTGAAGTACGGAAATAGTATTGGAAAGCGTCCTAAGCTGGACCAGCAAAAAGAAGCAATGTTAGGGAAGAAGCGTAGCAGGCAGACCATGTTTCTCAATTTAGAAGATATTAAGCAAGCTGGTGTTTTGAAGTCCTCGACTCCTAGAAGGCAGATTCCTGCACCAACTATAACTCGGACTATGAAAGAAACCCGTCCTACTTTGGGATCTGCTGAACGTGGGGATAAGCAAAGTCAGCTTGTAGTTAGAGATGCAAAACAATCTGAGTTGTTGAGCAATGAAGGAAATAGTTTTGTGGAGTCAAATGAGTGTAAATCTGAGAGTAATGGTGACCATAGTTCTGGCTCTAATGGAGTTCCTAGGAAATTCAATACCGTGACTGATGTTTCTTCAGAAGGACAAACACCAGTGCTTCGGAAGCTGCCTCCTGACACAAGACAACATAAGAATCCACAGTTCACTGGTAGGAAACCAGCTATTAGCAGCCAGACTTCTGTTGATCCTAAATTAGCTGCAAAAAAGCTACCTAACAAGAAACAAACTACAACAAGCAACCAATATCAAGATTCCTCTGTGGAGCGCCTTCTGCGTGAGGTGACAAATGAATCTTTTTGGCATCATCCAG AAGAAGAGGAGCTGAAGCGTGTTCCTGGTAGCTTTGACTCAGTTGAAGACTATATCAGCGTATTTGAGCCCCTGCTTTTTGAAGAATGTCGAGCGCAGCTTTATAGTACTTGGGAGGAGTCATTAGAAACAGTTTCAAATCATGTTAGGGTATGCATAAAAAGCATTGAACGGCGGGAAAGGG GATGGTTTGATGTGATTCTGACTCCACCGCATGAATACAAATGGTCATTCAAGGAGGGAGAAGTTGCCGTTCTGTCATCCCCCAAGCCTGGAGCAG TTCATATTAGGAGGAATAGTAGTTCCTTGGCCCTGGAAGACGAGGAGAAGCCAGAAGTTAGTGGCCGTGTGGCTGGGACAGTCAGGAGATATATACCTATTGATACCAGAGAGTATACTGGGGCAATTCTTCACTTCTATGTTGGAGATTTATATGATTCTAGCAG CAAGATTGATGATGACCATATTCTGCGGAAGCTCCATCCTGGGGGAGTATGGTACCTGACTCTGCTTGGAACTCTCGCAACCACCCAACGGGAATATATTGCTCTGCATGCATTCCGTCGTCTTAATATGCAG ATGCAAAATGCTATTCTTCAGCCTAGTCCAGACCAGTTCCCAAAATATGAAGAACAGCCACCAGCTATGCCTGATTGCTTCACTCCAAACTTTGTTGAACACCTTCGCAGAACCTTTAATGGACCCCAGTTAGCTGCAATTCAATGGGCTGCAACGCATACAGCTGCTGGTACATCAAATGGCGTGATGAAGAAATCAGAGCCATGGCCCTTTACTTTGGTCCAGGGTCCTCCTGGCACAGGTAAAACACATACTGTCTGGGGAATGCTTAATGTGATCCACCTTGTCCAGTACCAGCACTACTATATGGCATTGCTAAAGAAACTGGCGCCTGAAAGCTATAAGCAGGTTAATGAGAGCAACTCAGACAGTGTGGCCTCTGGTTCCATTGATGAAGTTCTGCAGAGCATGGATCAGAATCTATTTCGGACTCTTCCAAAACTTTGCCCAAAGCCAAGAATGCTCGTGTGTGCTCCCTCAAATGCAGCAACTGATGAGTTGCTTTCACGTGTGCTTGACCGTGGATTTATTGATGGCGAAATGAAGGTTTATCGCCCTGATGTTGCTCGAGTTGGTGTGGATTCTCAGACTAAAGCTGCTCAGGCAGTTTCTGTGGAACGAAGGACTGAACAACTTTTATCGAAAAGTCGTGATGAGGTCCATGGATGGATGCACAGTTTGAGGATTCGTGAAAACCAGTTAGCTCAGCAAATTGCTTACCTTCAAAGAGAACTTAATGTTGCAGCAGTCACTGGACGTGCACAGGGATCTGTTGGTGTTGATCCTGATGTTCTTCTGGCAAGAGACCAAAACCGAGATGCATTTCTTCAAAACCTTGCAGCAGCTGTAGAAAATAGAGATAAAACTCTGGTTGAGATGTCCCGACTTCTCATTGTGGAAGGTAGGTTTCGAGCTGGTAGCAACTTTAATTTGGAGGAAGCTCGAGCAAATCTGGAGGCAAGTTTtgccaatgaagctgaaattgtTTTCACTACTGTCTCGAGTAGTGGACGCAAGTTGTTCTCTCGTCTAACTCATGGCTTCGACATGGTTGTCATTGATGAAGCAGCACAGGCTAGTGAAGTGGCAATCCTACCTCCACTTTCTCTTGGTGCAGCTCGGTGTGTTCTTGTGGGGGATCCGCAACAGCTTCCTGCCACTGTTATCAGTAAGGCTGCGGGAACCTTGTTGTACAGTAGAAGCCTGTTTGAGAGGTTTCAGCAAGCAGGCTGCCCAACAATGCTTTTATCCGTGCAATATAGAATGCATCCTCACATTAGGGATTTTCCTTCAAGACACTTTTATCAAGGACGTCTTACAGATAGTGAAAGTGTTATTAATTTGCCAGATGAAAAATATTACAAAGATTCACTACTGAGGCCTTATGTCTTTTTTGATATCAGTTATGGGCGTGAATCTCATCGGGGGAGTTCCGTGTCTTATCAGAATACACAAGAAGCACAGTTTTGTGTTCGTTTATATGAGCACCTTCAGAAGGCTATAAAATCATTGGGAATTGGGAAAGTGTCTGTTGGCATAATTACTCCTTATAAGCTGCAGTTGAAATGCCTTCAAAGGGAGTTCAAGGATGTTTTGAATTCAGATGATGGGAAAGACATCTATATTAATACAGTGGATGCGTTCCAAGGCCAAGAACGTGATGTCATAATCATGTCTTGTGTTCGCGCATCAAGTCATGGAGTTGGGTTCGTTGCGGACATTCGTAGGATGAATGTTGCACTTACTCGAGCAAGAAGAGCTCTCTGG GTAATGGGAAATGCAAATGCGCTGGTGCAGTCTGATGATTGGGCTGCACTAATTGATGATTCCAAAGCACGAAGTTGTTACTTAGACATGGATTCTCTGCCTAAAGAGTTTATCCCTGAGAATCCTACCTATGGCGCTTTTTCCTCCAAGCTCTCTGGTGGAAGGGGCTTGAGATCTGGGCCAAGATACAGATCATATGATTCACAAGTATAA
- the LOC121769201 gene encoding FCS-Like Zinc finger 5-like isoform X2 — protein MSLGKRGYPPMKRNSSMTEFTLDLINGGGDDRVFPQLSPNFSGAFSAVASHRHSSSDFVEPANFLRDCSLCKRRLISGQDIYMYSNESERIVCKLMGCVLNKPNSNDGPSAQAGV, from the exons ATGTCGCTGGGAAAGAGGGGGTACCCACCGATGAAGAGGAATTCGAGCATGACGGAATTCACGCTGGATCTGATcaacggcggcggcgacgaccgCGTATTTCCGCAGCTGAGTCCTAATTTCAGCGGCGCTTTCTCCGCCGTAGCCTCTCACAGGCACAGCTCGTCGGATTTCGTCGAACCCGCTAATTTCCTCAGAGATTGCTCCCTCTGCAAACGCCGCCTCATCTCCGGCCAGGACATCTATATGTATAg CAATGAGTCAGAGAGAATAGTTTGTAaactgatggggtgcgtactaaacaagcccaatagcaacgacggcccatcagcccaagcaggagtatga
- the LOC121769201 gene encoding FCS-Like Zinc finger 5-like isoform X1, with translation MSLGKRGYPPMKRNSSMTEFTLDLINGGGDDRVFPQLSPNFSGAFSAVASHRHSSSDFVEPANFLRDCSLCKRRLISGQDIYMYRGDSAFCSTECRQHQMTKDEWREKKSSISKKEVATAAVNHLSSGGESVAAAV, from the exons ATGTCGCTGGGAAAGAGGGGGTACCCACCGATGAAGAGGAATTCGAGCATGACGGAATTCACGCTGGATCTGATcaacggcggcggcgacgaccgCGTATTTCCGCAGCTGAGTCCTAATTTCAGCGGCGCTTTCTCCGCCGTAGCCTCTCACAGGCACAGCTCGTCGGATTTCGTCGAACCCGCTAATTTCCTCAGAGATTGCTCCCTCTGCAAACGCCGCCTCATCTCCGGCCAGGACATCTATATGTATAg AGGTGATAGTGCATTTTGCAGCACAGAGTGCAGGCAGCATCAGATGACAAAAGACGAGTGGAGAGAGAAGAAGTCTTCGATTTCTAAAAAGGAGGTTGCAACCGCCGCCGTGAATCACCTCTCCAGCGGCGGCGAATCAGTGGCTGCTGCCGTGTAA